In the Glycine max cultivar Williams 82 chromosome 19, Glycine_max_v4.0, whole genome shotgun sequence genome, CTCAGAACACAAGCAGAAGTGAACAGCATTACAATTGTGTTTGCTGGCTCTCTCTTTTCTATAGGCAGGGCCCACGGGACAGTAAACACCAACATAAATACATATTCTACAGTGGCCAAACAATGTGCCTATCATGCAGGTGCATGACTAGCTATAGTAACTTATAGTTTGGAGGCATGACTTGTAACTTTACTCAAAGCAGTAGCTGCTTTTGAACCAGATGCACGTCCTAAATGCTTGCAGATGAAATCCCCAGCAAGCATAAGCTTTCCAAGGTCCACATTTGTTTTCACTCCAAGTCCATTCAGCATGTAAACGACATCCTCAGTGGCTACATTCCCAGTTGCACCCTTGGCATATGGACAACCTCCAAGACCAGAAACAGATGAATCCACTGTGCTGATCCCCatctataaaataaatgacCAGATTTAACCAAGTAGGAATTGTTTCTGAAACAAACACAACAGTTGTGAATTCTCAGTTCTTTCTACCAGGCAGTACCAAGATAGTTGTACATGCATTTCCTTGTTTATGCATGAAGTatgaaaaagttatattttagaCTGCAAAGACAATATTATCTTGCTTAGAAGAAGTAATCAATCAGGTGACTGTGAGGGgattataaaaacataaaaaaaaaagtcctaagCATACAGGCTGTTCCAAGTTCCAACAGCATCCAAAAAAGTTATTTACCTGaagtgaaattaaaatatttgaaagtgCCTGACCATAAGTATCATGAAAGTGGACAGCAAGCATGTCAGTTGGAACAACATCAAGAACAGCTTCAAGCATTGAAATGACAGTACCTGTAAATATGAGTAAAAGATAAAGTCAAAACTCTGAAAATAAGATAAACCAAATCTGTCAGCATAGGACCATAAAAGTGAAGTATATTAGATAATATGCAAGAACTCTTTAAACAATGCTTCACTGTATATATTTTGACAACAGACAATCAGTTAGTCTTCTGTTCTGTGTTGTTTATAACAAAAGCTGATAGGAAACTACCATTAACTTCCATTAAGGTTACAAGATTTAATAAAGATAATGGCTTTTCGGGAGAGACAAGTCCTTTTTATCAGTTCAAACTTCAAATATCTCTATCTCCTTAGATACTCATATATCATTCAGAAAATACCACATCTCaattcaaataagaaaaaaggaacTATTTTTAGAAAACATATACAACGACCTCATGGAACTAAagaattgtttttaataatCAGAATCCTCTATATGCACAGTTGAAACaacattataatataattatcgaATCAGTCAGATCAACAAGATCCATTGCCTTTTAACAAATGAGATAGATACACCAGCACTGCAGCCAAAGCCAAAATAGCTTTGCAAAACATGAGACAGCTAATGAAAGAAACATTACCAGGTGTGCCAACACCGATTGTATCCCCCAGTGAAATCTCTGAGCAACCCATCTCATAAAGCGATTTTGCCACATATGCAACTTTTGCTGGAGCAATATTTCCTTCCAGAGGACATCCGACAACACATGATATATATCTGAAGTATGCAATCAGTCACACAACTGatcatatataatttactaTTATGACTTTGAAATTTAAAGTGAAGGTTAACAAAATACTGTTTGAAgattattcaaataatttcaAGGAAAAGATAGTAGATTCTAGTAAGGACAACTAGGAGTCAAGGAGTCATTCTACTATCTGCAAAACCATCTCTCTACTCAAAACCATCTTTCAATCTATGACCTCATCCAATCAAATGTAAGTTCAATATGGAGATTTTATGGTTGACAACAATCTGATGATGAGAATACCACCAAATATTGtcataaacaaaacaaatcagtgtctatttcaatttcaaattaaatagaaattaaTGCCTACCATTTGACCTGAGTCCACTAAAACATTATAAATCCTACAGCTAAATGAATCTGTCAACATGCCAATATATTTCAGCTCCAGGGTTATTTTTCCACTGAAATCTAAATTACCAAACCATTACACTGCCATATAAATCCAGGTCAAAGTGGAAAAATAGATAGCCAACAACTGATGcttcaaaatttttattaaaattttaattctaagtCCCTTCTTGTCTTCAAATCAGGATGTGtccaataaaagaaatgaaccaTATATATCAATAATCCTTTCTGTTTAAACTAGAAGTATATACACATAAAATTtcagaaaacacaaaaatttatcCATTATTTACTGTAGAGATGGACAAGTATGAACTGAAAGTTATACCCACGAACTGGGATCGAGAGGCTTCTAGCAGCTGAAGCAATATCGTGGCAACGAGCAAGATTATCCTCAATGCTAGAATTCAGATTTGCTTTTGAGAATGATTCAGAAGCTGCAGGAAAAACAGCCACTTCTTTAGCTCCAGCAGCAACAGCTGCCTCAAAGCCCTGGAAGAAAGGGCTCAGATAACCATGTCCATCcacaaattcttaaaaaatcacatttttacCATTCAATATAATTCTTACTTTAAGGTTTGGAGTCAAGACAGGAAACCTAGCACCTTCAACATTTTGAATTGCTGCCAGTACATCCTTTGCATCTGCCAACTGGATTCAgtaaaaaatatgagaaaatagttGGTCAGGGGATCCCATTCTTCATTAAATattgagtaaaaaaaagtgTACAGTTGAAACACAATTTTGAAAGCACAACAGAAATCATGACCAACACTTCAACCTCGGGCCATAGACCATGTGAAGAATTGAAGTGGAAAACATCAAGTAATTGTGATTCAAATCATGAATTGCCAAACTAATTTTTGAATTgtgaatcataaattttatagaaCCGTAAGATTCAGAAACACAACGTAAAATAGCTTGAaatgaattatataaaaatggcTTGATTCTAAAACACAATGAATTGTGAATCATAAATCACAATGTAATCATTTTAAACCAGGAATTGCAAACAACTTAACCATAAATCTCACAAAACAAATCATAAGTCACAACTGAATCTTGATACTTGTATGCAGGCTAAGTAATAACAAAGCCCATAATACATAAATAATCAAGTGAACTCATAAGTCACAATTCAGCGTATCTCCCAGGTGCACATAGAGTAAGTGAGTGACTGTATGAAacttctttttcaaaacaatgaaAACAAAGCAATGGAACAACCATATAGATTGCATAGAGTCATAAGACTATGAGTGAGTATGTGAAAGTGAAACCCTAATCCATAAGGATGAAAAACAGAGCAATGTGATAATCAAATAGGGTGGTTCAGCGCTCCTTcatttccttttcaatttaatcatttaagcTTATCTGActcttcattttattatttgagaattggtacaagaaaaggaaaaaagaaaagaaaaaaaaaacaaattgctaAATCAAGCAATTTATATTAGTGATATGGAATTGTAACAATTCATGCATGTGCCACACAACTCAAAGCTATCTGCTATTCATCACATGATACTGATACAAAATGCTAGCTTGTCATATTGTATTGAATTGTGCAATTTGAATGGTGAATCAGgcaattcaaaatattaaagaaaacatGTGACTTTGTAAGATATTACCTCATATGAATGCAAAAAGTTTGGAGAATCAACATTTTTCCTTGTCATACAATTAGTCAGTTATGTAGCTGAATTAATCAGTTTGAATGAATGTGCAGTTGGTCAatcttttttgaagaaaaattgacaATTTCTCCAAGCTTTCCAAAAACAAGTCACTAATTACTAAAAGTTCAAACATGCACATCATGCTTATATTCGAGTATAACGATGACAACAATACCCAGTAAAGTTTCTTTTGCAAGTATGAGGCAAGCCATCTAATCCAACATCAAGGCTCGCTATCTACAAGTGCACATTTTACTATTCATGGACCAGCTAATCAATAGCTCATTGTAACTaaaaatgtgaattttattGACATTCTCAGAGATATTGAAGAACCAATGCTCAAACATGAACTTAAACAGACAGAAACtcaaaaaacacattttcatgGAAGCACCACTCATTAACAAATACCCAGTACTAGGACAACACTCATTAACAAAAGAGAGACACTTATTTCCctactttataatttatattcataaatttatttaagctGATAGAAGCTAAGCTACTAACTGATGCCATGGACCTTCATGATCACTCATTTTCCAACAACCTTCtgcagaaaaattgaagaatacTTCATATGTCAAGCAAAGAAAAGGATGAATCATTATTCCTTATCACCCCCccggaaaaaaacaaaattatcagAGAAATGCAAGAAGATTAATCAAATATCTCTGGATACATTAAATTGTCAAATAACAGGCCATATAAGATGTAATAAATAGAATGTAAGTAGGGTCAAAAGAATGTGCCAGAATGACAATATTAAGGGAGAATCACCAATgattgattatttatataaagaataaatatacTCTTACCTGGGGTACCCATTTTGGTGAGACAAAACTTGTCGCCTCAACAACTGACAACCCAGAAGAAACTAGCAGTTTTATTAACTCAACTTTTACATTAGTAGGAATAATGGCCTTCTCATTTTGCAATCCATCCCTTGCACCAACTTCCACTATCTTTACATAGTCTGGAATACTTGTAAGAAGCTGAAGCATTTCATATATTGTTAGCCATAAATTCTCCAAGAATGAGATCTTCAGAATAAAAAATGTtcaagaagaaatgaaatgctCAACAAGACAAAATAACCAAAACATCACATTACTTTCATAATTGGACATCATGCATCAGCTTAATTAGTACCCATCTGGGTGCGATATCATATCACACTATCACACACAGAAAATTGGACAACTAAAATACCCCTAAAAAAAGGAGTGAAAATGGAATGAGTAAAATATGAACAAATCAAGCCAAGATGAAATTTTGAGACGAAAATAGAAGACCCAAAAGGAGGAATTGAAAAGGGTATGAATGAATTGGATTGGGAGAGTAAACCTTGGTGGATTTCTCGGGTAACAAAATGCCAGTGGTGATCTTCGATGGAGGCACGATTTTCTCCACCAAAACCCGATTGAACAGTGGAATCAAACGCTTCGCCATTTGGAAGACACGACACCAAAGGGAAGGGAGAGAACACTGACAGAGAGCCTCTTGTTGAGAAATTTGAGGTCCCTTGTTAGGGTTTTACAAAGGGTTAATGTtggttctattttaattttttgattttatactatttttgttTATACAAGGGGGTTCTAGAATCTTCGCTTGGCATGCTtcgtttattttcaatttttattcattCCATGGTGCATGTTGTTCTGTCCGAAATCCGAATAAATCACTTGTTAGAAGTCAGGCCCGGCCCTGAGACTTGTTCGGCTATTGCTTTCTGCACTTTCTTTAGTGTTGAATGTAtgaaatcaaaatgaaaaataatagacTTGGGCTTTTCATGAAATGTAAATTATAGGCTCAACATGACAGCTATAATGATGTACTAAGTTAAGCATGCATTATCTTCCTTGCTTAACAACATATTCAagttaaaatacataacaaacaGGAAAAATGATATACTTAAGATCAACTGCACCTTACTTGAGAACTCCTTTGAGCATATATCATTGCAATCAGATGCAAAATGACGATTTACCACATAGCAGGATGCTTGACTATTGGCATTTGACCTTGAAGTCCAGTTCAGGCATCGAGATAAACCCTTTACATGGTATTTGTCAAAGTCATTCTTAACTTCTCTTGTGTTTGTAATTTCCCTGGTGCATTCAAGATTAGGAAAGTAAAGAACATTGTTTAAAGTAATAGCCATTactcaaaaaaatttaacaaactttcataattaattaaatcaacaaggagtaaaagtgtaaaactgaacaatacataattatattagaGTCTTTCTACAGTGCATACATACACATTTACACTtctcccaaacactaatttatcaaCATTAACATTTCCTTCTGCAGTATATATTCCATTATACCATTATCATTCCCAAACATAAGTCATGCATAAAGATACAACTTGCCCCCATCTACCCATCAATTTGTATGTTACCTAGTGACCAAATACCACACATATATCAACATTCATAACACTCGTAAACAGCAGAAAAAGAGGATCACATATAGTTCATCATCATCTGAGTGGTTTTACTCCAAACCTAGCGAAAATTCACATAATAATCAACCcatcctacttctaccaagaaaaATCTTCAAATTACAGCataacttctttcttttttacatcAAATTACAGCATAACTTAATATAGACTAATATAAGCTAAAATTTCCTGTGTGCATCCTCACTATCCCTGTTCAGAAGCACCGAAATAAACCATCAATTCAACTTCTAGAATGAACTATGCATGCGTTCACAACcaaacaaaacaacattcaagTTCAGCTGAATAAGAATTCAATTAAACAGAAATCAATAAACAATCAAATGGTTTCACTTTCAACAATAAACCCAGAGAAGAGCAAACTCATTCCAATTCACTCCAAGCAATTATCTCAAAAAACTGATCTTCCAATCAGAGGGTCATTCGTGAAACAATTTCCGCGTAGACCACCAATACATAGAAAACAGAAGGAAACGAGTTACCGGAAGAATTACCGAACATGAGGAGATTCAACCCCATGAGAGGGAAATGCGTGAAAAGCAGCAGAACCTGAGAAAGCAGTAACAAGTTGCGGTGGAGGATTGAAGAATCGACGACCCCTTTGAAGAATCCTATGCATAGCCATGGAAAATCAAAGACTTGCTTGCAGCTGTGAGGAAAATGGATGTTATGAATGAGAATAGTTCTGAACAAAGACGTGGGAGGCTGAGTTGGACTTGGATAAGGACAAACATTAGATGAGTTGGAGTTGGAGTTGGACAACCATTATAGTAAGGCTAAatgtaactcttttttttatgttttaggattttttttattatgatttgttaagttttaaaaagtttattttaattttttatattttaaaaattttatttaatatattaaattttaaaagttttatttagtatattaaattttaaaagttttattatatatgtttgtattGCGTTGTCGTGTGAAAATGAAGGAAGTTAAGAAAACAACTAATTGAATACATTTTATGAACATAACACAATTTTTAGtcgttattattttaaattaattatttcaaaatttaaagttaacaaaacactaataatttttaatgaaaattaaaaaaaataattaaaatgaaacttttgaaaatataaaaaactaaaataaaacttttaaaatttaatatactaaaatgaaacttttaaaaatataaacgataaaaatgaaatttttaaaatttaatgtactaaaataaataacataataaatcaAAAGTGATATTTAATCTTATAATAAGCATTAATCACCTTCAAATCTCTCCAAGCACATAATTTATGTaaactttcatttcattattttttattttttatacttttgtatGTATAATTAAgtagatgaaaaatattaagaacATTCTCTAACACACTTATTTATCTTAAAGAATTGCAAGAtgttctttctcattttttgaactttaatGTTAAGTTCATTACGCCACAGACTAATGTAGTTACCCAATCTCTATCGCAAGGACTGCTATTGCAAATGCTAGTCCATCCATTTATCATTTGATATCATGTTGTATTGATTTAGTTGTTAATAATGATATGATATGAGTtagcttttgtaaaaaaaataaaaattcaaagacattttttattattggtagatatttataaaaaaaggataaaatttgGCGAGTCTTACATCATGATTAATCACTTCTTtctgattttgtaattttcgaTGAATTTTAAtccattagaaaaaaaaaatatttgaagaaaCATACTAAAAAATGTGTTCCTAATActcatttgttttattatatttataacaatTGAGTTTAAGCTGTATTTATAACTATTGTTGAAAAGTAAtggtatttttttacaatatttttatgaatatattatttatcatttttattatgttaataattttatttatatttttccttctttttttttatctttctt is a window encoding:
- the LOC100801507 gene encoding hydroxymethylglutaryl-CoA lyase, mitochondrial isoform X1; protein product: MAMHRILQRGRRFFNPPPQLVTAFSGSAAFHAFPSHGVESPHVREITNTREVKNDFDKYHVKGLSRCLNWTSRSNANSQASCYVVNRHFASDCNDICSKEFSSKLLTSIPDYVKIVEVGARDGLQNEKAIIPTNVKVELIKLLVSSGLSVVEATSFVSPKWVPQLADAKDVLAAIQNVEGARFPVLTPNLKGFEAAVAAGAKEVAVFPAASESFSKANLNSSIEDNLARCHDIASAARSLSIPVRGYISCVVGCPLEGNIAPAKVAYVAKSLYEMGCSEISLGDTIGVGTPGTVISMLEAVLDVVPTDMLAVHFHDTYGQALSNILISLQMGISTVDSSVSGLGGCPYAKGATGNVATEDVVYMLNGLGVKTNVDLGKLMLAGDFICKHLGRASGSKAATALSKVTSHASKL
- the LOC100801507 gene encoding hydroxymethylglutaryl-CoA lyase, mitochondrial isoform X2 — its product is MAKRLIPLFNRVLVEKIVPPSKITTGILLPEKSTKLLTSIPDYVKIVEVGARDGLQNEKAIIPTNVKVELIKLLVSSGLSVVEATSFVSPKWVPQLADAKDVLAAIQNVEGARFPVLTPNLKGFEAAVAAGAKEVAVFPAASESFSKANLNSSIEDNLARCHDIASAARSLSIPVRGYISCVVGCPLEGNIAPAKVAYVAKSLYEMGCSEISLGDTIGVGTPGTVISMLEAVLDVVPTDMLAVHFHDTYGQALSNILISLQMGISTVDSSVSGLGGCPYAKGATGNVATEDVVYMLNGLGVKTNVDLGKLMLAGDFICKHLGRASGSKAATALSKVTSHASKL